A stretch of the Oxyura jamaicensis isolate SHBP4307 breed ruddy duck chromosome 4, BPBGC_Ojam_1.0, whole genome shotgun sequence genome encodes the following:
- the LOC118165412 gene encoding phosphatidylinositol 3,4,5-trisphosphate 5-phosphatase 2-like isoform X1 yields MAAASWYHRDISRVVAEDLLAKAGRDGCFLVRDSESVAGAYALCLLFQRHVHTYRILPDDEGLLSVQTIQGIQAKCFRTLPDLVGAYQQPNNGLVTPLLYPVHRPRDAADEDSDGEDGRGNPAGSAVPAGGPGGSTGLGAPPARPHISQQLQLRLQEQVHSSPASDFMGFMAEYLTQHLQLDLEALRNGHPQLRHLSTALVTACRALHSEIDFTLAGLETLARVFDPPASPRSPAREQGLLASDPDLELLLNKISAVNHLLSSLEKKVLRSLQETVSRHNLALPSLAAPPPATKPLAVQCFEVKVGKSQRAALTVDVELGTVAISKKGSGLPEETIPQDRILQLIKYQSVQSKVRLVYDRDAQRSLSKDFVFPSARKREAFCQLLQLMKIQHSKLDEPDLISVYVGTWNMGSAPPPRSLASWLTSRGLGRTQDETTACIPHDIYVIGTQENSLGDREWVEFLRASLKTLMAIDYRVVALQCLWSIKMVVLVKPEHERRISHVHTSSVKTGIANTLGNKGAVGVSFLFNGTSFGFVNCHLASGSEKTHRRNQNYSDILRSLALGDKRLSAFDLTLRFTHLFWFGDLNYRLDMDVQDILTHVTKKEFDVLLAVDQLTLEREKNKVFLQFREGDISFPPTYRYERGSRDSYMWQKFKTTGVRINVPSWCDRILWKSHPETHLVCNSYGCTDDIVTSDHSPVFATFEVGVTSQFVPKTAPGSSPEPLACIEWESIEVIVKTASRSKCYIEFHSYCLEEAQRSGENSSQSCDVPGFLKMGWSAKQLPVLNPILPDLEYLGDQHLLLSIKGVESCESYGECCIAMRSMIGSTAQQFETFLFHRGEETGSMRGWMKVRVPQERHSTRERLYEWISFEEEDDAPAADTPTCPKPPLRYPPGAAPPRAPSPGDAEPCPAAPRRSRPHSLPEASSYTNPAYFIFEGLPPTWALGTGEAPNTQAESPTGGQRRRSPLRARVPSPSPRGCLLSPPGAGRQKRPKSAILERDAPATGDCSLTALHMATCLSQLDRLAPERAGDSHKMLLRQTHSALEPPPRRSPGLPGRTTDARQPGHPGEWPCDRSRSVGLGQLGVQQSEEGLWAHGWDGPEFFRYPPALQLAAGGSEHTSTAAPRVPGRAPRPGGDER; encoded by the exons atggcagcagccagctggtaCCACCGGGACATCAGCCGGGTGGTGGCCGAGGACCTGCTGGCCAAGGCTGGCAGGGACGGCTGCTTCCTGGTGCGGGACAGCGAGTCCGTGGCGGGGGCGTACGCCCTTTGCCTCCT GTTCCAGCGGCACGTCCACACCTACCGCATCCTCCCCGATGACGAGGGGCTGCTCTCCGTCCAG aCCATCCAGGGCATCCAGGCCAAGTGCTTCCGCACGCTCCCCGACCTGGTCGGCGCCTACCAGCAGCCCAACAACGGGCTGGTGACGCCCCTGCTCTACCCCGTGCACCGGCCCCGGGACGCGGCCGACGAGGACTCgg ACGGGGAGGACGGCAGAGGGAACCCTGCAGGCAGCGCGGTCCCCGCTGGGGGGCCCGGGGGGAGCACGGGGCTCGGCgctccccctgcccggccccacatctcccagcagctgcagctgaggctgcaggagcaggtccACAGCAG CCCGGCCAGCGACTTCATGGGCTTCATGGCCGAGTACCTGacccagcacctgcagctggaCCTGGAGGCGCTGCGCAACGGGCACCCGCAGCTGCGCCACCTCAGCACCGCCCTCGTCACCGCCTGCAGGGCGCTGCACAG TGAGATCGACTTCACGTTGGCAGGGCTGGAGACCCTGGCCAGGGTGTTCGACCCCCCTGCGTCCCCTCGCAGCCCGGCCAGGGAGCAG GGTCTCCTGGCCAGCGATCCCGACCTGGAGCTGCTCCTCAACAAGATCTCTGCCGTCAACCACCTGCTGTCGTCACTGGAGAAGAAG GTGCTGAGGTCCCTGCAGGAGACGGTGTCGCGGCACAACCTGGCGCTGCCCAGCCtggcggccccgccgccggccaCCAAGCCCCTGGCCGTGCAGTGCTTCGAG GTGAAGGTGGGCAAGTCGCAGCGGGCAGCCCTGACGGTGGACGTGGAGCTGGGCACGGTGGCCATCAGCAAGAAGGGCAGCGGCTTGCCGGAGGAGACCATCCCGCAGGACAGAA TCCTGCAGCTGATCAAATACCAGAGCGTGCAGAGCAAGGTGAGGCTGGTGTACGACCGCGACGCGCAGAGGAGCCTGAGCAAGGACTTCGTCTTCCCCAGCGCGCGG AAGCGAGAAgccttctgccagctgctgcagctgatgaAGATCCAGCACTCCAAGCTGGACGAGCCCGACCTCATCTCGGTGTACGTCGGGACGTGGAACATGG gcagcgccccgccgccgcgctCCCTCGCCTCCTGGCTGACCTCGCGGGGCTTGGGGCGCACGCAGGACGAGACCACCGCCTGCATCCCCCACGACATCTACGTCATCGGCACCCAGGAGAACTCCCTGGGCGACCGCGAGTGGGTCGAGTTCCTGCGCGCCTCCCTCAAGACGCTGATGGCCATCGACTACCGAGTG GTCGCCCTGCAGTGCCTGTGGAGCATCAAGATGGTGGTGCTGGTGAAGCCCGAGCACGAGCGGCGCATCAGCCACGTCCACACCTCCAGCGTCAAAACGGGGATCGCCAACACGCTGG GGAACAAGGGGGCCGTGGGCGTCTCCTTCCTGTTCAACGGGACCTCCTTCGGCTTCGTCAACTGCCACCTGGCCTCCGGCAGTGAGAAGACCCACAG GCGGAACCAGAACTACAGCGACATCCTGCGCTCCCTGGCGCTGGGGGACAAGCGGCTCAGCGCCTTCGACCTCACGCTGCGCTTCACCCACCTCTTCTGGTTCGGGGACCTCAACTACCGCCTCGACATGGACGTGCAG GACATCCTGACCCACGTCACCAAGAAGGAGTTTGACGTCCTGCTGGCCGTCGACCAGCTCACCCTGGAGCGGGAGAAGAACAAGGTGTTCCTGCAGTTCC GAGAGGGTGACATCTCCTTCCCACCCACCTACCGGTACGAGCGGGGCTCCCGGGACAGCTACATGTGGCAGAAGTTCAAGACCACGGGG GTGAGGATCAACGTCCCCTCGTGGTGCGACCGCATCCTCTGGAAGTCGCACCCCGAGACCCACCTGGTCTGCAACTCCTACG gctgcaCCGACGACATCGTCACCAGCGACCACTCGCCCGTCTTCGCCACCTTCGAGGTGGGCGTGACGTCGCAGTTCGTGCCCAAGACCG CTCCCGgcagcagccccgagcccctGGCCTGCATCGAGTGGGAGAGCATCGAGGTGATCGTGAAAACCGCCAGCCGCAGCAAGTGCTACATCGAGTTTCACTCCTACTGCCTGGAGG AGGCTCAGCGGAGCGGGGAGAACAGCTCCCAGAGCTGCGACGTCCCCGGCTTCCTCAAGATGGGCTGGTCGGCCAAGCAGCTGCCCGTG CTGAACCCCATCCTGCCAGACCTGGAGTACCTGGGGGACCAGCACCTGCTCCTCAGCATCAAGGGCGTGGAGAGCTGCGAGTCCTACG GCGAGTGCTGCATCGCCATGAGGTCGATGATCGGCAGCACGGCCCAGCAGTTCGagaccttcctcttccaccGAGGCGAGGAGACGGGCTCCATGCGCGGCTGGATGAAGGTCCGCGTCCCCCAGGAGAGGCACAGCACCCGCGAGAGGCTCTACG AGTGGATCAGctttgaggaggaggacgaTGCTCCGGCAGCAGACACCCCGACGTGCCCCAAGCCACCTCTCAGGTACCCCCCTGGTGCTGCCCCGCCACGCGCCCCATCCCCAGGTGATGCTGAGCCCTGTCCCGCTGCGCCTCGCAGGAGCCGGCCCCACAGCCTCCCGGAGGCCAGCAGCTACACCAACCCAGCCTACTTCATCTTCGAGGGGCTCCCCCCCACGTGGGCACTGGGCACCGGAGAAGCCCCCAACACGCAGGCGGAGAGCCCGACAGGGGGGCAGCGGCGCCGGAGCCCCCTCAGGGCACGGGTCCCCTCACCCTCGCCCCGCGGCTGCCTGCTCAGCCCCCCTGGCGCGGGCAGGCAGAAGCGACCCAAATCGGCCATCCTGGAGAGGGACGCGCCAGCAACGGGCGACTGCTCGCTGACGGCGCTGCACATGGCCACCTGCCTGAGCCAGCTGGACCGCCTGGCCCCCGAGCGTGCAGGGGACAGCCACAAGATGCTGCTGCGCCAGACCCACAGCGCCCTGGAGCCGCCCCCCCGGcgctccccggggctgccggggcgcACCACGGACGCTCGGCAGCCCGGCCACCCTGGAGAG TGGCCCTGCGACAGGTCCCgcagcgtggggctgggccAGCTCGGCGTGCAGCAGTCCGAGGAGGGGCTGTGGGCGCACGGCTGGGACGGCCCCGAGTTCTTCAGGTACCCCCCGGCCCTGCAGCTGGCGGCGGGGGGCTCAGAGCACACCAGCACCGCTGCCCCCAGGGTCCCTGGCAGAGCCCCGCGCCCTGGGGGGGACGAGAGGtga
- the LOC118165412 gene encoding phosphatidylinositol 3,4,5-trisphosphate 5-phosphatase 2-like isoform X2, whose product MGFMAEYLTQHLQLDLEALRNGHPQLRHLSTALVTACRALHSEIDFTLAGLETLARVFDPPASPRSPAREQGLLASDPDLELLLNKISAVNHLLSSLEKKVLRSLQETVSRHNLALPSLAAPPPATKPLAVQCFEVKVGKSQRAALTVDVELGTVAISKKGSGLPEETIPQDRILQLIKYQSVQSKVRLVYDRDAQRSLSKDFVFPSARKREAFCQLLQLMKIQHSKLDEPDLISVYVGTWNMGSAPPPRSLASWLTSRGLGRTQDETTACIPHDIYVIGTQENSLGDREWVEFLRASLKTLMAIDYRVVALQCLWSIKMVVLVKPEHERRISHVHTSSVKTGIANTLGNKGAVGVSFLFNGTSFGFVNCHLASGSEKTHRRNQNYSDILRSLALGDKRLSAFDLTLRFTHLFWFGDLNYRLDMDVQDILTHVTKKEFDVLLAVDQLTLEREKNKVFLQFREGDISFPPTYRYERGSRDSYMWQKFKTTGVRINVPSWCDRILWKSHPETHLVCNSYGCTDDIVTSDHSPVFATFEVGVTSQFVPKTAPGSSPEPLACIEWESIEVIVKTASRSKCYIEFHSYCLEEAQRSGENSSQSCDVPGFLKMGWSAKQLPVLNPILPDLEYLGDQHLLLSIKGVESCESYGECCIAMRSMIGSTAQQFETFLFHRGEETGSMRGWMKVRVPQERHSTRERLYEWISFEEEDDAPAADTPTCPKPPLRYPPGAAPPRAPSPGDAEPCPAAPRRSRPHSLPEASSYTNPAYFIFEGLPPTWALGTGEAPNTQAESPTGGQRRRSPLRARVPSPSPRGCLLSPPGAGRQKRPKSAILERDAPATGDCSLTALHMATCLSQLDRLAPERAGDSHKMLLRQTHSALEPPPRRSPGLPGRTTDARQPGHPGEWPCDRSRSVGLGQLGVQQSEEGLWAHGWDGPEFFRYPPALQLAAGGSEHTSTAAPRVPGRAPRPGGDER is encoded by the exons ATGGGCTTCATGGCCGAGTACCTGacccagcacctgcagctggaCCTGGAGGCGCTGCGCAACGGGCACCCGCAGCTGCGCCACCTCAGCACCGCCCTCGTCACCGCCTGCAGGGCGCTGCACAG TGAGATCGACTTCACGTTGGCAGGGCTGGAGACCCTGGCCAGGGTGTTCGACCCCCCTGCGTCCCCTCGCAGCCCGGCCAGGGAGCAG GGTCTCCTGGCCAGCGATCCCGACCTGGAGCTGCTCCTCAACAAGATCTCTGCCGTCAACCACCTGCTGTCGTCACTGGAGAAGAAG GTGCTGAGGTCCCTGCAGGAGACGGTGTCGCGGCACAACCTGGCGCTGCCCAGCCtggcggccccgccgccggccaCCAAGCCCCTGGCCGTGCAGTGCTTCGAG GTGAAGGTGGGCAAGTCGCAGCGGGCAGCCCTGACGGTGGACGTGGAGCTGGGCACGGTGGCCATCAGCAAGAAGGGCAGCGGCTTGCCGGAGGAGACCATCCCGCAGGACAGAA TCCTGCAGCTGATCAAATACCAGAGCGTGCAGAGCAAGGTGAGGCTGGTGTACGACCGCGACGCGCAGAGGAGCCTGAGCAAGGACTTCGTCTTCCCCAGCGCGCGG AAGCGAGAAgccttctgccagctgctgcagctgatgaAGATCCAGCACTCCAAGCTGGACGAGCCCGACCTCATCTCGGTGTACGTCGGGACGTGGAACATGG gcagcgccccgccgccgcgctCCCTCGCCTCCTGGCTGACCTCGCGGGGCTTGGGGCGCACGCAGGACGAGACCACCGCCTGCATCCCCCACGACATCTACGTCATCGGCACCCAGGAGAACTCCCTGGGCGACCGCGAGTGGGTCGAGTTCCTGCGCGCCTCCCTCAAGACGCTGATGGCCATCGACTACCGAGTG GTCGCCCTGCAGTGCCTGTGGAGCATCAAGATGGTGGTGCTGGTGAAGCCCGAGCACGAGCGGCGCATCAGCCACGTCCACACCTCCAGCGTCAAAACGGGGATCGCCAACACGCTGG GGAACAAGGGGGCCGTGGGCGTCTCCTTCCTGTTCAACGGGACCTCCTTCGGCTTCGTCAACTGCCACCTGGCCTCCGGCAGTGAGAAGACCCACAG GCGGAACCAGAACTACAGCGACATCCTGCGCTCCCTGGCGCTGGGGGACAAGCGGCTCAGCGCCTTCGACCTCACGCTGCGCTTCACCCACCTCTTCTGGTTCGGGGACCTCAACTACCGCCTCGACATGGACGTGCAG GACATCCTGACCCACGTCACCAAGAAGGAGTTTGACGTCCTGCTGGCCGTCGACCAGCTCACCCTGGAGCGGGAGAAGAACAAGGTGTTCCTGCAGTTCC GAGAGGGTGACATCTCCTTCCCACCCACCTACCGGTACGAGCGGGGCTCCCGGGACAGCTACATGTGGCAGAAGTTCAAGACCACGGGG GTGAGGATCAACGTCCCCTCGTGGTGCGACCGCATCCTCTGGAAGTCGCACCCCGAGACCCACCTGGTCTGCAACTCCTACG gctgcaCCGACGACATCGTCACCAGCGACCACTCGCCCGTCTTCGCCACCTTCGAGGTGGGCGTGACGTCGCAGTTCGTGCCCAAGACCG CTCCCGgcagcagccccgagcccctGGCCTGCATCGAGTGGGAGAGCATCGAGGTGATCGTGAAAACCGCCAGCCGCAGCAAGTGCTACATCGAGTTTCACTCCTACTGCCTGGAGG AGGCTCAGCGGAGCGGGGAGAACAGCTCCCAGAGCTGCGACGTCCCCGGCTTCCTCAAGATGGGCTGGTCGGCCAAGCAGCTGCCCGTG CTGAACCCCATCCTGCCAGACCTGGAGTACCTGGGGGACCAGCACCTGCTCCTCAGCATCAAGGGCGTGGAGAGCTGCGAGTCCTACG GCGAGTGCTGCATCGCCATGAGGTCGATGATCGGCAGCACGGCCCAGCAGTTCGagaccttcctcttccaccGAGGCGAGGAGACGGGCTCCATGCGCGGCTGGATGAAGGTCCGCGTCCCCCAGGAGAGGCACAGCACCCGCGAGAGGCTCTACG AGTGGATCAGctttgaggaggaggacgaTGCTCCGGCAGCAGACACCCCGACGTGCCCCAAGCCACCTCTCAGGTACCCCCCTGGTGCTGCCCCGCCACGCGCCCCATCCCCAGGTGATGCTGAGCCCTGTCCCGCTGCGCCTCGCAGGAGCCGGCCCCACAGCCTCCCGGAGGCCAGCAGCTACACCAACCCAGCCTACTTCATCTTCGAGGGGCTCCCCCCCACGTGGGCACTGGGCACCGGAGAAGCCCCCAACACGCAGGCGGAGAGCCCGACAGGGGGGCAGCGGCGCCGGAGCCCCCTCAGGGCACGGGTCCCCTCACCCTCGCCCCGCGGCTGCCTGCTCAGCCCCCCTGGCGCGGGCAGGCAGAAGCGACCCAAATCGGCCATCCTGGAGAGGGACGCGCCAGCAACGGGCGACTGCTCGCTGACGGCGCTGCACATGGCCACCTGCCTGAGCCAGCTGGACCGCCTGGCCCCCGAGCGTGCAGGGGACAGCCACAAGATGCTGCTGCGCCAGACCCACAGCGCCCTGGAGCCGCCCCCCCGGcgctccccggggctgccggggcgcACCACGGACGCTCGGCAGCCCGGCCACCCTGGAGAG TGGCCCTGCGACAGGTCCCgcagcgtggggctgggccAGCTCGGCGTGCAGCAGTCCGAGGAGGGGCTGTGGGCGCACGGCTGGGACGGCCCCGAGTTCTTCAGGTACCCCCCGGCCCTGCAGCTGGCGGCGGGGGGCTCAGAGCACACCAGCACCGCTGCCCCCAGGGTCCCTGGCAGAGCCCCGCGCCCTGGGGGGGACGAGAGGtga